The DNA window GGGTGATTTCTGATACATTACTTAACTATACATCATCAATTATCGGGAATATGAATAGAGGCGTTTTTTCAGCAGTTCAGATGGTGCTATTTAGCTTCTTAGGTTTTTTTGTACCATCTTCATCAGGACTTGCAACGCTATCTATGCCTATAATGGCACCATTGGCAGATACGGTGGGGTTATCAAGAGCTGTTGTAGTTACTGCATATAACTGGGGTCAAGGCTGGATGGCATTCATCACTCCAACAGGGCTAATATTGGCGACCCTTGAAATGGTGGATGTAACCTATAATAAATGGTTAAAATTCATACTTCCGCTAATGGGTATAATTGGAGTTTTCTCTATTATAATGCTTGTACTTCAAACAATGTTATAAAAGATAATATATTGTACACTATCTGATATAATTAATATTAGCTACTAAAATCGAGAATGGAGGGAATTTATGATTAAATTAGAAGATTTAGAGCCGAGAAGAGTTTTTTATTACTTTGAGCAAATATCCAAAATACCGAGATGCTCCTATGGTGAAAAAAATATTAGTAATTATATAAAAAATGTAGGAGAAAAATTAGGGCTTGAGACGATTCAGGATGATGTGCTTAATGTTATAATCAGAAAGCCTGCTACATCAGGATATGAAAATTCTGAGGGAGTTATCATACAGGGACATATGGATATGGTATGTGAAAAAGAAGATGACAGCAGCCATGACTTTAGCAAAGATCCTATTAAATTAATAATAGATGGTGACTATATACATGCAGATAAAACTACATTAGGGGCAGATAATGGAATTGCAGTAGCAATGGGTTTAGCCATACTTGAAGATAACTCCCTAGAACATCCCAGTATAGAATTGCTTGTTACATCGTCTGAGGAAACTGAGATGGACGGGGCTCTCGGGTTATCGGAAAATATTTTAAAGGGTACTAGATTACTCAATATAGATTCAGAAGAAGAAGGCGTACTTATATCTGGTTCTGCTGGGGGAGAATTAATTGAAGCAAGAATACCAGTTGAATATGAAGAAGTTACTGATTATATTGAAATAGACATAACAGTACGAGGTTTAATGGGAGGACATTCTGGTGGGGAAATCCATAAGCCTAGAGGTAATTCCAATAAGATTTTAAATGATATGTTAAAAAAAATAGCAGAGACTATAGATATAAGGCTGGTATCTATTACAGGTGGAACGAAGGATAATGCAATACCAAGGCAAGCTACAGCTAGGATTGCAGTAGAATCAGAAAAATTATCTGAATTTAATAATAAAATCGAGGAAATAAAAAATAGGATTGTAGCTACATATAAGACAGAAGAGCCAGATATAGACATAATCATAACTAAAGGTGGATTAGTATCAAAAGCCTTAAGCAAGAGCGTTCTTGATTCCACAAATTTACTTCTTGATTCTATTCCAACGGGAGTATTCACATGGCTGCCTCAAAATAAAGAGATAGTTGAAAGCTCTAGTAACCTAGCCATAATTAAAACAGAAAAGGATAAAATAATCATCCAAGTATCCATTAGAAGCTCAGTTGAAAATGTATTATTGGAGCTACGTAAAAATATTATAGAAAAAACAAATGAAGCTAATGCTGAATACAGTATTAGTGGTAATTATCCAGAATGGGAGTACAATTCTAAGTCAAAATTAAGGGATACAGCATTAGCTTTATATAAAGAGATGTTTGAGAAGGAAATGATATCAACAGTTATTCATGCTGGACTAGAATGTGGAGTATTTGCAAAGAAATATCCTAAGTTAGATATCATATCATTTGGACCTAATATGTATGATGTTCATATACCTAAGGAAAGTCTTAGTATCTCATCTACTAAGAGAGTATATGAATACTTAATTGAGCTGTTGAAGAGACTAAGATAGTAATATGCCTCCATAGATTAATACCAGACTTATATGCGGCGAGTGATATATTTATGACACTTGTCGCATATTTTATTCTCTGGATATTTTGCCAATGGTGATTTTAAGAAGTAACATGATATTTCCAAATTATATATTGACCACTTTATATATAAACTATATTATATATATATAATAAATAATATAATTCATGGAGGAAAGACATGGATGTATCTGATTTTAGAAATATTATTATGGATTATACAAGGCAAATTACAGATAGTTTAGGAAATATTCTTAGTCCATTATGCGATCAATATGGATTAACAATGCTGCAATTAAGAATTCTTATGGAATTATATCAGTATGGCTCTCACACAGTAGGAAGCTTAGCAAATAATATGAAGGTTGCAGGAGCCAATATATCTCCTATGTGTAAAAGACTTGAGAGTAAGAGGCTCTTAGAACGTATCAGAGATCAAGAGGATGAGAGGGTAGTAAAGATTGCTCTCACAAAAATGGGAAAAGATATGGTATTGGAAATAGATAAAGAATTAAATGAAAAGTTTTCACAGCAAATAAATAATGAGACAGAAGAAGCTTTTGAAGATATTATTTTAGGATTAGAAAAGCTAAATACATTGCTGCAAAAAATCAATCAAACTGAAAATAAGTAAATATTATTAGCGAAGGAGATTATCATATGAAAGAACAAAAAAACCCTAAGAAGCCAATTATTTATTATTATGTTATTGCAATTACTATTGTAATGCTACTAAACGCTTTTGTATTTCCTCATATATTAAAAAGACAGATTATTGAGGTGGATTATGGAACATTCTTAACCCAAATTGAAGCTGGAAAGGTAAAAACTGTAGAAGTAGGAGATAATCAAATTGCTTTTGTAGCCATTGATGAGAAAGGAAAAGAAAAAGTATACATTACTGGCCGTATGGATGACTCAGAGCTAGCTAATCGTCTTTATGATGCAAAAGTTAAGTTTTCTAAGGTTATACCAAAAGAAACTTCGCCACTACTGAATTGGATAATTTCAGCAGCTATTTTTATAGGAATTGGTCAGATTTTTGCTTACTCAATGCGAAAGAAAATGGGTGGAAATGCAATGACCTTTGGGAAAAGCAATGCAAAGGTTTATGTTGAGGCACAAACAGGTAAAACCTTTTCTGATGTTGCAGGACAGGATGAAGCTAAAGAAGCTTTAACGGAGATTGTAGATTTTCTTCATAATCCTGAAAAATACAAGAAAATAGGTGCTATTATGCCAAAGGGAGCTTTACTAGTAGGACCTCCTGGAACTGGTAAAACACTTCTTGCAAAGGCTGTTGCAGGAGAGGCAAAGGTTCCTTTTTTCTCAATCTCTGGCTCAGAATTCGTTGAGATGTTTGTAGGTATGGGAGCAGCAAGAGTGCGTGACCTTTTTAGTCAAGCTCAAAAGAAAGCTCCATGTATTGTGTTTATTGATGAGATTGATACTATCGGGAAAAAACGAGATAGTGGCAGCCTAGGTGGCAATGATGAGAGGGAGCAGACGTTAAACCAGCTATTGACTGAAATGGATGGGTTTAGTGGAGAAAAAGGAGTTGTAATACTTGCAGCAACTAACCGACCTGAGTCACTGGATAAGGCATTACTTCGTCCAGGAAGATTTGACCGTCGTATACCAGTGGAATTACCTGATTTAGCAGGACGTGAAGCAATTTTAAAGGTTCATGCTAAAAAAGTAAAGCTTGATAAAGATGTGGACTTAAATGCCATAGCAAGAGCAACTTCTGGAGCTTCAGGTGCAGAGCTTGCTAACATCATAAATGAAGGAGCCTTAAGGGCCGTAAAATGTGGGCGTATGCAAGTAGAGCAAAATGATTTAGAGGAATCAGTGGAAATTGTAATTGCTGGATATCAACGAAAGGGTGCTGTTATTTCACCAAAAGAAAAACAGATTATTGCATATCATGAAATTGGACATGCCATTGTTGCAGCAAAGCAGACTGAATCTGCCCCTGTTCATAAGATTACAATAATTCCAAGAACATCAGGTGCCCTTGGTTATACGATGCAAGTATCTGAGGGAGAAAATGTGTTAATGACTAGAGATGAAGCCTTTAATAAAATTACTACTTTTACTGGTGGACGTGCTGCTGAGGAATTGGTTTTTAATATTTCTACTTCAGGTGCTTCTAATGATATAGAGCAGGCAACTAAACTTGCACGTGCTATGGTGACTAGAATGGGCATGAGTAGAAACTTTGATATGATGGCTCTAGAAACTGTCTCTAATCAATATCTTGGAGGAGACCATTCTTTATTATGCTCATCAGAAACTGCAACAAAGATTGATGAGGAAGTACTTGAAATAATTAAAAAAGCGCATGAAAAGGCCA is part of the Proteiniborus sp. MB09-C3 genome and encodes:
- a CDS encoding aminoacyl-histidine dipeptidase; translation: MIKLEDLEPRRVFYYFEQISKIPRCSYGEKNISNYIKNVGEKLGLETIQDDVLNVIIRKPATSGYENSEGVIIQGHMDMVCEKEDDSSHDFSKDPIKLIIDGDYIHADKTTLGADNGIAVAMGLAILEDNSLEHPSIELLVTSSEETEMDGALGLSENILKGTRLLNIDSEEEGVLISGSAGGELIEARIPVEYEEVTDYIEIDITVRGLMGGHSGGEIHKPRGNSNKILNDMLKKIAETIDIRLVSITGGTKDNAIPRQATARIAVESEKLSEFNNKIEEIKNRIVATYKTEEPDIDIIITKGGLVSKALSKSVLDSTNLLLDSIPTGVFTWLPQNKEIVESSSNLAIIKTEKDKIIIQVSIRSSVENVLLELRKNIIEKTNEANAEYSISGNYPEWEYNSKSKLRDTALALYKEMFEKEMISTVIHAGLECGVFAKKYPKLDIISFGPNMYDVHIPKESLSISSTKRVYEYLIELLKRLR
- a CDS encoding MarR family transcriptional regulator — translated: MDVSDFRNIIMDYTRQITDSLGNILSPLCDQYGLTMLQLRILMELYQYGSHTVGSLANNMKVAGANISPMCKRLESKRLLERIRDQEDERVVKIALTKMGKDMVLEIDKELNEKFSQQINNETEEAFEDIILGLEKLNTLLQKINQTENK
- the ftsH gene encoding ATP-dependent zinc metalloprotease FtsH gives rise to the protein MKEQKNPKKPIIYYYVIAITIVMLLNAFVFPHILKRQIIEVDYGTFLTQIEAGKVKTVEVGDNQIAFVAIDEKGKEKVYITGRMDDSELANRLYDAKVKFSKVIPKETSPLLNWIISAAIFIGIGQIFAYSMRKKMGGNAMTFGKSNAKVYVEAQTGKTFSDVAGQDEAKEALTEIVDFLHNPEKYKKIGAIMPKGALLVGPPGTGKTLLAKAVAGEAKVPFFSISGSEFVEMFVGMGAARVRDLFSQAQKKAPCIVFIDEIDTIGKKRDSGSLGGNDEREQTLNQLLTEMDGFSGEKGVVILAATNRPESLDKALLRPGRFDRRIPVELPDLAGREAILKVHAKKVKLDKDVDLNAIARATSGASGAELANIINEGALRAVKCGRMQVEQNDLEESVEIVIAGYQRKGAVISPKEKQIIAYHEIGHAIVAAKQTESAPVHKITIIPRTSGALGYTMQVSEGENVLMTRDEAFNKITTFTGGRAAEELVFNISTSGASNDIEQATKLARAMVTRMGMSRNFDMMALETVSNQYLGGDHSLLCSSETATKIDEEVLEIIKKAHEKAINILKDNIDKLHELSLYLLEKETITGDDFMSILSR